A portion of the Aphelocoma coerulescens isolate FSJ_1873_10779 chromosome 1, UR_Acoe_1.0, whole genome shotgun sequence genome contains these proteins:
- the ECRG4 gene encoding augurin, producing the protein MPPPCPRGALPGASLLLLLLLPLLCAAPDVSRGNKLKLMLQKREAPAAVKPEVSAKAAKEFLSSLRRQRRQLWDRSQPDVQQWYQQFLYLGFDEQKFEDDISYWTNLGRARNEYYGGYYQHHYDEDSPIGPRNPHSFRHGAGVNYDDY; encoded by the exons ATGCCGCCGCCGTGTCCCCGCGGGGCCCTGCCCGGggcctccctcctcctcctcctcctcctgccgctGCTCTGCGCGGCCCCCG ATGTTTCAAGGGGCAATAAGCTTAAACTGATGCTTCAGAAACGAGAAG CCCCTGCTGCTGTGAAGCCTGAGGTGTCAGCAAAAGCAGCCAAGGAGTTCCTGAGCAGCCTGAGACGCCAGAGGCGCCAGCTGTGGGACAGAAGCCAGCCCGACGTGCAGCAGTGGTACCAGCAGTTCCTGTACCTGGGCTTCGATGAGCAG aaaTTTGAAGATGACATCTCCTACTGGACAAACTTGGGGCGTGCTCGCAATGAGTACTATGGTGGGTACTACCAGCACCACTACGATGAGGATTCTCCCATTGGCCCACGAAACCCACACTCCTTCAGGCACGGAGCAGGCGTCAACTACGATGATTACTAA